The Bernardetia sp. ABR2-2B DNA window TTTGTTTTGTGGAATGGGTAAGTTTTGACGGTCGTTGTCTATCCCTAAAGTAGTAGATTGTTGAGTAAGGTTTTTGTATCCCTCTTTTAGATTTTTAAAGGCAACTGATAGCGAATCTGTATATCTTATTTTTTCTTTTTTTTCTGTAAAAGGAATTCTACTAGCATGATATAATATTTTTTGACTAAGGGTTTTTTGATTGGCTGCTATTTTTATCAATTGTATATCGTCTTGTTCTTCATTTGAAAAATCTCTTAGCAAAAGAAAACCAACTGTCAATATAAGACCAATAACGATAGGGAAAATCGTATTTGCTAGTTGCATACGTTTTATAATAGCTTTATTTTCTTCACTATAATCAGCAACATTTTTATGACGAAGAAGGTCGTTTTCTTTAAGTTTATCTATATAAAAACCAATCGTACCAAAAGCACCTCCCAAAATAAAGGGAGCAGAGTCAATAACAAAGTGTATTGGGTTTTGAGAATGAAGACGCACAACCATTTTCCATCCCAAATTCATTTCATGGAAGAATAATCCATCAAGAATCCAAGAGAAAAAAGGAAAAAGAAGACCAAACAAAAAGCCTCCTAAAATATAGCGTTTTTTATTTATGCTACTCAACGACTGTTTTTCTTTGAAAGGTTAAAAAATAAAATGATAAGCAAAAAATAAAGAATATAGCTATTCTTTCCCTTATCAAACATCTTTGTAACTAGAATCTAGTCTATTAGTTTAGAATTAGTGAATATTATTTTGAAAAATCAACTTCAAACAATGCAAAAAGATTCGTACTTTTGCAGCGTCAAATTTTTACACAAAATAAAAGAAAATGAATACGTTATTAACTAAAATTTCTACATTATTTTCTGTTTTTGCACTGCTATTTTTTATTGCTTGTTCGCCAAAAACAGTTTCTAATAAAATAAACTACCCACAATCTCCAACACTTTTAAAAATAGATGACCAAATTGTTTCGGCAGATGAATTTGAATATCTCTATCAAAAAAATAATTCCACAGCTGAAGATAGCCTTTGGAATAGAGAAAAAATTCAAGAATACTTAGATTTATATATCAATTTCAAACTCAAAGTAGAGGAAGCAAAAGAGCTTGGAATGGATACTTCACAGGCTTTTAAAAAGGAATTTGAAATCTATAAAAATCAACTTGCCGAGCCGTATCTTACGCCAAAAAATGTAAGTGAAAAACTAGTAAAAGAAGCTTATTCTCGCCTAAATGAATCGGTTCGTGCTTCTCATATTCTAATTATGGTAGAGCAATATGCTAATCCAGAGGATACGTTGGCAGCTTACAAAAAAATTCAAGATATTAGAAAAAAGGCTGTGGCAGGAGAAAATTTTGCAGAACTTGCAAATACTTATTCTGATGACCCTTCAGGTAAAATAAATGGAGGAGATTTATATTATTTTTCTTCGCTTCAAATGGTTTATCCTTTCGAAACAGCAGCTTATAATACTCCAGAAGGAAAAATTTCGGAGATTGTACGTACTCGTTTTGGATATCATATCTTGAAAGTTACTGACAAAAAACCATCTTTAGGAAAAGTTCAGTTGGCGCATATTATGATTCGTTCTTCTGATGGAATGATTGCAGAAGATACACTAAAAGCTTATCGCAAAATTCAAGAAATTTATACGCAACTAGAGAAAATAACTGATGAAGCAAAACAAAAGGAACTCTTTGAAAATCTAGCAAAACAGTTTTCGGAAGATTATCGCTCAAGAGAACGTGGAGGACAGCTTACTAATAATGGAAACCCAGAGTTTACGTCTGGAACACTTGTTCCACCCTTTGAAGAAAAAATATCTACACTCAAAAAAGGAGAAATTACTGCACCTTTCAAGTCTGCTTTTGGATGGCATATTGCTCGTTTGATAGAAAAAGATGCAATTGAACCTTTTGAAGATTTGCAGCCAATTCTTCAACAAAAAATAGCGAAGGATTCCCGTGCCGAGATTCAACAAGCTGTTTTGATAGAAAAATTAAAAAAAGAAAATGGCTTTTCTCAAAACAAAAAATCAGATGAGTTTCTGACGCAAATGGCAGCCGATTCGATGATTCAGAAGGCAAATATGTGGACAATCAAGCGTTTTGAAATGCAAAACCCAAAACTAGCTAAGAATAAAAATTTATTTACTGTTGGTACAAAAAACTATACCTTAGATAATTTTGTGTCTTATTTGGAAGAGGGAAACAAACTTCCTGCTCCTGAAAAAGCATTGCCATTTTTGAGAGAAGAATATCAAAATTTTGTAGCTCAAAAAATTATTGATAACGAAAGAGAATTATTATCAAAAAAATATCCTGAATACCGTTTCTTATTGCAAGAATATTATGATGGAATTTTGCTTTTCAAGATAATGGAACAAAAAGTTTGGGCAAAAGCTCTAGCCGACCAAGAGGGTTTGATGGAATTTTATGATAAAAACAAAGAAAACTATCGTTGGAAAGACCGTGCAAAAGTAACTATCTACAATGCAGCCGACCAAAAAACACTTTCTATGCTAAAAGATAGCCTGAAGTTAGGTTATTATGCAGTAGATAATTTTCAGCCTTTAAAATTAGAGTTTGATAGAAGAAACATAAAACTTTCGGAGTCGCAAATCAAAAAACTAGGTCCTTTTGCATTAGCTGCCAAAACAAACCCTTCTTATGTCTTGACTGTTGAAGCTGCAAAAGCAATAGGAGAAACAGATGCAATGATGCAAAGCCGTATTGATGCAATTAAGGAGTATTTCAAAAAAGAAAGTGTTGCGAATGTTCGTTTTGTAGCCCAAAAAATAGGAAGTGCAAATGCAGCAAAAGCAACTATTCAGCTTAAAATATTTACAACAGACTCTAAACTATTAGAAAATCGTTTTAACAAAGAAAATGCTCTTCGTTTGGAAATAATGGAAGGACTTTTTGAAAAACAAGCACAACCAATTCTATCAGAAATAGACTTCAAAAAAGGAGATTATACCGTTGAAAACAATGGTAGAATGTATTATGTAATTGTTGAAGAAATTGAACCTGCGAGAGTGAAAAAACTAGAAGAAACTCGTGGCGTTGTTATTTCTGATTATCAGCAATTCTTAGAAAAGGAATGGATTGAAGAATTACGTAAAAAATATGAGTTCAGTACAGACGAGAAAGTAATGGAGGCTGTTTTATTGAAGAATAAGAAGTAAAATTATTTTCATTAGCTCAAAAAAACACCTTATTTTATTCATCTTTTGGGACAGAATGAGGTGTTTTCTTGTGTTATATATTATCAATTTTACCAGCTATAACAATTAATTTATGAGCAATTATGTGTACTGTTTCGTAAATTTTCTCATCATCTATATTATCACCAAGCTCAGAAACATCTACATTAATTATATCATCTTCATCATTGTGAGAGATATATAAAACAAATAAATTTTTTACAAAATTCATAAGTCCACTAATATTTTTTCTTAGAAAGATAATATCTTCATCATCTCTAGTTTTTATTAGACAGTTCAATTCATTTAATAACTCATTATATAAAGAAATATCAAAGTAATCTTTTTTTACTAAACTATATAAAAAGCTATCTACTTCAATTTTTATATTTTTTTGAATATGAGTAATCATTCTTTTTTATTTTAGTGTAAACACACTTTTTTTGTAGGAAAATACAAAGTGAAATGCTTTTATTATTAGTAGAAGCTGTTTAAGAATTACTTTTAAACAGGTCAGTCTCGTAGAGCAGACCGTTTTGCAGTTGATACTTCTAACCTTAGTAGACGGTCTGCCCTTCGGGACTGACCTATTTGCTATAGAAAACTCATTTTGAAAATATAGTTTTCTATTCTTAAACAACTTTGTAGTATAATTCCCCATTTCCTAATATCCAATCTCCATTCCCCAATAAATCAATCCTCCAAAGCACTAACCAAGAATGTATTTTTCAAACCCAACCAAATAATCAAAAATACAAATGCCCACGTCAGATAAATTTCATAATAATCTCTAGTGAGTGTAAATTTATTTTCTTTGATTTCAGAACGCTCTAGCTTGTCAATCGTAGAAAAAATTGTTCCTAAAGAAGCGTTATCAGTCGCTCTAAAAAACTTTCCTTCTGTAATCTGTGCAATTTGTTTCATAACAGTTTCATCAAGCGTATTGTCGATGTATTGCACTTGTCCGAAACGATTTCGATAAGGTACTTTTCCTTCTTTTCCTACTCCAATTGTATAAATTTTTATGTTGTATTTACGTGCTAATTTGGCTGCCGTAATTGGGTCTATTGTTCCTGCGTTGCTTTCTCCATCTGTCAAGAGTATCATTACTTTTGATTGGGTTTCGCTGTCTCGCATTCGGTTTGTGCCTACTCCGATAGCACTTCCAATGGCTGTTCCTCCTTTTTGTATCATTCTGAAATCAATTTCTTCTAGGTAACCATACAAAAGCTCATAATCTGTGGTAAGTGGCGCAAGACTAAAAGCATCTCCAGCAAAGACTACAATTCCGATTCTGTCTTGCAAACGTCCTTTTATAAAATTATTAGCAACCATTTTGGCTGCTTCTAAACGATTAGGTTTGAAATCTTCAATTTGCATAGATTCTGAAATATCCATCACAATCATAATATCAATTCCTTCGGTATAACGTTCAGGAGGCTGTTCAGATGTTTTTTGAGGACGAGCAAGGGCAATCAAAATAAAGATTAAGAAAAGGCTAAAAAAAACTTTTGGGACGTGTCTTAATAATGTCCAAAAATCTGACTTTAGGTTTTGGTCTGGAAAGGCAACTTCTAATTTTTGACGAAAACGCACAAAAATAAGCCATTTCAATAAAAATAAAAAAGGAACTCCGATAAGAGCATACAACCAAAATGGACTTTGCCAGTCAAAACTTTGTAGTGTTTCTAAGGTCAACCATTTAAAATCTAACCATTCAAAACTTGATTTATCAAACATTTTCTTTATTATTTATTTTCTTATTTATGTTTCTGTTTGTTTTTCGACGAGCTTTCACAACAGAAGATCTATTTCTTTTTGATTCTTGATTCAATTCATTTTCAGAAGTTACTCTAAGCTCTGCCAAACGTTTTTCAAAAATATTGATAGCGTAATTTTTTAGATTTTGTAGAGCTTGTTCTGTGTTATTGTCTATTTGCCCACCATAAATAGCTCTATCAATCACTTTCAGATTTTCTCCTAAAGATTCATTTTTGGTAAGACGAGAAATTTCTTTAGAGGTATAAGTAGTAAAAGGTTCATTTTTGAGCTTTTCGATATAAGCTTTCCACATTCCTAATGTATGGTCAGTAGCTTCTGGGTTTTCAATTTGTTGTAACTGACTAGCATATTCTTGTATAAATCTTTCGTGTTGGCTCTGTAAACGTTTCAAACGATAACTTCTTCTGATACTTTCTCCAAAAAACACAAAGAACAAGATAATTCCAACTAACAAAACT harbors:
- a CDS encoding peptidylprolyl isomerase produces the protein MNTLLTKISTLFSVFALLFFIACSPKTVSNKINYPQSPTLLKIDDQIVSADEFEYLYQKNNSTAEDSLWNREKIQEYLDLYINFKLKVEEAKELGMDTSQAFKKEFEIYKNQLAEPYLTPKNVSEKLVKEAYSRLNESVRASHILIMVEQYANPEDTLAAYKKIQDIRKKAVAGENFAELANTYSDDPSGKINGGDLYYFSSLQMVYPFETAAYNTPEGKISEIVRTRFGYHILKVTDKKPSLGKVQLAHIMIRSSDGMIAEDTLKAYRKIQEIYTQLEKITDEAKQKELFENLAKQFSEDYRSRERGGQLTNNGNPEFTSGTLVPPFEEKISTLKKGEITAPFKSAFGWHIARLIEKDAIEPFEDLQPILQQKIAKDSRAEIQQAVLIEKLKKENGFSQNKKSDEFLTQMAADSMIQKANMWTIKRFEMQNPKLAKNKNLFTVGTKNYTLDNFVSYLEEGNKLPAPEKALPFLREEYQNFVAQKIIDNERELLSKKYPEYRFLLQEYYDGILLFKIMEQKVWAKALADQEGLMEFYDKNKENYRWKDRAKVTIYNAADQKTLSMLKDSLKLGYYAVDNFQPLKLEFDRRNIKLSESQIKKLGPFALAAKTNPSYVLTVEAAKAIGETDAMMQSRIDAIKEYFKKESVANVRFVAQKIGSANAAKATIQLKIFTTDSKLLENRFNKENALRLEIMEGLFEKQAQPILSEIDFKKGDYTVENNGRMYYVIVEEIEPARVKKLEETRGVVISDYQQFLEKEWIEELRKKYEFSTDEKVMEAVLLKNKK
- a CDS encoding VWA domain-containing protein, producing MFDKSSFEWLDFKWLTLETLQSFDWQSPFWLYALIGVPFLFLLKWLIFVRFRQKLEVAFPDQNLKSDFWTLLRHVPKVFFSLFLIFILIALARPQKTSEQPPERYTEGIDIMIVMDISESMQIEDFKPNRLEAAKMVANNFIKGRLQDRIGIVVFAGDAFSLAPLTTDYELLYGYLEEIDFRMIQKGGTAIGSAIGVGTNRMRDSETQSKVMILLTDGESNAGTIDPITAAKLARKYNIKIYTIGVGKEGKVPYRNRFGQVQYIDNTLDETVMKQIAQITEGKFFRATDNASLGTIFSTIDKLERSEIKENKFTLTRDYYEIYLTWAFVFLIIWLGLKNTFLVSALED